The Tachyglossus aculeatus isolate mTacAcu1 chromosome 15, mTacAcu1.pri, whole genome shotgun sequence DNA window TTTATTTCTAAAACAAAGCTTTTTCTAGTTTCCTGACTCTGAAACTAAAGGTAAGACACTAGCATATAATTTTAAAGTGCTTTAGTTATGCAGTTCAGTCAACTGCAGACTTATGCCACTCTTAGTTTTATAGTTTGGGTGTTATATTAACCAAGTCAACTACACAAATTGCCCAGACTTCCAGAAGAGAAACACTGTAAGTTTCATAAAGAGTAGTGACTATACAATACACATGTAACAGTAATGACTGTAGAATATGTTGCTGACAAAAGCCCAATTTTGATATTGTAATTTCTCTAAAGTATGAGTGACAACCGTTTCTGAATCTTTCACAAGGAAGATTAACAGGAAAATTCTGTTTTCAAAACTTACAGTCAATTTCTAGGATGTTTAAATCTCAGTATCAGCATCTTGGTATTCAAATCTAAGTAAAAAAATCAGTCAAGAACTGGCTATATAATTTTCTATTTGTGTACCTCAAAATTGCCCTGCTCCAGCTATGCAGGTAGATGAGAGACTGTACTGCATTTACAGCTATATTCCACCAGCCTTCCCCTGCCTAGGGTTTTAAAGATGAATTTAAAACATACTAAATCCCTCTGGCCATCGGTTCTGTTCTGTTCATCAAAGGTCCACGTAATTTAATCCAGGTAAATATAAGAAAAGATAGGCTGTCGTGTGTGAGGGCCATGGTTGTCTGAGGTTACTTACAACTAAAGTTTGCACCTGATCATCCCCAAAAGACATCAGATACCACCTGGTGAGACACTGCCTGTATTTTGTGAGTGCAAGCATAACAACAGATCATTCCATTTGATCCTCCTGAAGGCTGTTAGTAGTGTGACTGCCAGATGGTAGGCTGTGCAAGTGAAACTAGAGAAGGCAAGTGAAATTTAAGTAAAAATTTGTAGAAGAACGGTTACTCTATTCCCAGGTTTGGTAAACTCCTTCGTGAAGAATGGAGACTGTCTGCCCCTTCGAGAGACTTCTCCAGAAATGAAGTTTTCTAGAAGAATTCATGCAGGCAACTAAAAGTATAGCTGTGGTGGATGTGCATTAAAAACTTCTCCAAATTTAAGACTAAACATTGTACCTCGTTAGCCTAAAAAAGCCCATTAGCCCTTTCCAAAATGAAGCAAATCTAAAGACTTTATTCAAATCTAGACTGTTTTTCAACCTAAATTACCCCAAATGCAGCGGCATATAGAAGAGCAAGCAGTAGGAACAGTAAAACCACGTTCTGTATCGTGAAGCACCACTAAATATAAGGGTCTGTTAGACTTCAATTTTCAATTCCTATCACTATTGCTTAATGAAGTGGACGTTCAGTGGGATGGAATTCTATTttcataaaaatatatacatataaaaattTGTTCTCCATTTAAATTCCAAGAAAAAGACAACCCATAGTGCTTCTAGAACATTCAAGTTTTCCTTTTAATTACAACTAAAGTATTTTATTTGTGATTCATTATCTCTGCAAGTTACTCATTTAAATTAAAGATGCACTGTTAGACACTTTTGTAAGTGTAAAATGCCACCTTAGGTTACTCATACTCAATGAACGGATGCTTTCCTTTCCCTAAAGGAAGCAGCAATATATTAgttttactattattagaacGGGATTTGCTGTGCCTCCTTCATGCAAAGTATatcctcctgcctcccttctcaATTTTTAGATGAGTCGGTTAGCGTCCTTTTGACAAAATTCTGGACGGTCAACAACAGGACGAACTAGGCTTGGGCTTTCGGTGAAGATTGACTGTATCTGTTTGAATGAAGTGATCTGACCGATCTTCAGTAGCGAGCACTCTTCGAACGGCTTCTTCAAAGGCTGCCGCCACGTTAGTGGCATCCTTGGCGCTGGTTTCAAAGTAAGGATAATTGCCATTGTCCCTGCACCAGGCCTGGGCTTCTTCTGTAGACACTTGCCTTTCACTGATGTCGATCTTGTTACCCAAAATTACAAAGGGAAAGCTGTCAGGCTCTTTGACATCAGCGTAGTAAATGAATTCTTTCTTCCAGTTGCCCAGGTTTTGGAAGCTCTGAGCGTCATCCACACTGAAAGTAAGGAGGCAACAGTCAGATCCTCTATAAAAGGGTGTCCGCAGGCTCCTGAATCTTTCCTGACCTGCCGTGTCCCATATCTGCATGGTTACGAAATGTCCATCCACTTCCAAGTCTTTATTTAAAAATTCCACACCTATCGTGTGGAACAGCTGGGTATCAAATTTGTTAGTGACATATCTATTCATAAGGGAActcttcccaactccaccatcGCCTAGGAGAATCACTTTAAAGAGTGATGATTTTCCAGCCATTGTTGGTTGTTGCTTGACTTTTAAGGCTCCTgtttgaaaaagaaaaggaaagtcaGGTTCCAGTCTTTTCGTAAATGAGCACCTTAACTGTTTTTATACCTCTATATTCAGAACTAAGATGAAGATAGGTAGCCCGACTTTATAGTAAGTATTGTTACTTCTTAGCCACTATTAATAAATTCTGACCTCCTGCTTCTGAAGACTAGGAGTCATGCTCTATAAAATCATCCCCAAAAGACATGGGACTGGGATGAATCCGAAAAAAGTTCCCTGCCTCTAGGCAGGATAACGAAACATCCAAGCCAGACAAGTGTCTATTCTTACCTTAAAAATTACCATGGATAGAGACTGCAAACCTCCCTTGGTAACCTATTCCAGTGTGTTATCTCTCTGATAAATAATTCTCTTCACTATGTTCAATTACCATCATTTTTCATTTAGGCATACTTCATCAGTATCCTCCTCATTAAATTCCTTCCTGTAACTTAGGTTACATGTCCCCTAAGCCTTCTCTTCGAGTTAAAACAACCCCAATTTCTTCCAGCCTTTCCTCCTAGGATCTATTTTCCACCTATGAATAATTTATGGCTCTCAACCCCAAAGGATGTTCTATTCCCAAATTAATGTATGTTAATAGGTAATAatcagcaaaataaatagaaatattacATGAATTAAGCAACAAAAGCATTAGACTTGCAGCATAAAATTTAAGACTCCTTTGTAACTTTTCACAAAAACGTGTACTGATTTCCCATCTAGTAAAACTGGGAAAGAACTCACATTCTATTATCAGATTTCTTAATTGTTTAAATATACTAAAATCTGTGTAGTGAGTTATTTAATTCTCCAGGCAAGTCCCCAAGGAAATAGACATGACTTCAACTCCAACTTTGTAGTCATGCTAACTGGCTCTCAATGCAAACTGAACCAGacataataaagttggtatttgttaagcttcagTAATGATGAAGCCCAAAGTTTTGGTGTTCTACAATCACATTTATGTTTATCTTTTCTTAGAACAAGTGCAGTGTTATATCTTTTTCTTACATAAAAAAAGC harbors:
- the RAB9A gene encoding ras-related protein Rab-9A, with the translated sequence MAGKSSLFKVILLGDGGVGKSSLMNRYVTNKFDTQLFHTIGVEFLNKDLEVDGHFVTMQIWDTAGQERFRSLRTPFYRGSDCCLLTFSVDDAQSFQNLGNWKKEFIYYADVKEPDSFPFVILGNKIDISERQVSTEEAQAWCRDNGNYPYFETSAKDATNVAAAFEEAVRRVLATEDRSDHFIQTDTVNLHRKPKPSSSCC